A portion of the Suricata suricatta isolate VVHF042 chromosome 11, meerkat_22Aug2017_6uvM2_HiC, whole genome shotgun sequence genome contains these proteins:
- the LOC115271870 gene encoding olfactory receptor 5M10-like — MSSSNHTTVTEFILLGLTDDPVLERILFGVFLIIYLMTLAGNLCMIVLIRTNSHLQTPMYFFLSHLSFVDICYSSNITPNMLHNFLSDQKTISYAGCFTQCLLFIALVITEFYILASMALDRYVAICSPLHYSTRMSKNICISLVMVSYTCGFLNGLSQTLLTFHLSFCGSLEINHFYCADPPLLVLACSDTYVKKMAMLVVAGLTLSSSLFIIVLSYLFIIAAILRIRSAEGRHKAFSTCGSHLTTVTLFYGTLFCMYLRTPSEKSVEESKIIAIFYTFLSPMLNPLIYSLRNKDVICAMQQVIQGNLFHKTAM, encoded by the exons ATGTCTTCCTCAAACCACACCACAGTGACAGAATTCATTCTCTTGGGACTCACAGACGACCCTGTTCTGGAGAGGATCCTGTTTGGGGTGTTTCTGATAATCTACCTGATGACACTGGCAGGGAATCTGTGCATGATCGTGCTGATCAGGACCAATTCCCACCTGCAaacgcccatgtacttcttccttagcCACCTGTCCTTTGTAGACATTTGCTATTCCTCCAATATCACTCCCAATATGCTGCACAACTTCCTCTCAGACCAGAAGACCATCTCCTATGCTGGATGCTTCACACAGTGTCTGCTCTTCATTGCCCTGGTGATCACTGAGTTTTAC ATCCTTGCTTCAATGGCATtggaccgctatgtggccatttgtagccctTTACATTACAGTACCAGAATGTCTAAGAACATTTGTATCTCTCTAGTCATGGTCTCTTATACTTGTGGCTTTCTCAATGGACTCTCCCAGACACTGTTGACTTTCCACTTGTCCTTCTGTGGCTCCCTTGAAATCAATCATTTCTACTGTGCAGATCCTCCTCTTTTAGTGTTGGCTTGCTCTGACACCTATGTCAAAAAGATGGCGATGTTGGTGGTTGCTGGTTTGACTCTGTCAAGCTCTCTCTTCATCATCGTCCTGTCCTACCTTTTCATTATTGCAGCCATCCTGAGGATCCGTTCTGCTGAAGGCAGGCACAAAGCCTTTTCTACTTGTGGTTCCCACTTGACAACAGTCACTCTATTTTATGGAACCCTCTTCTGCATGTACTTACGGACTCCATCTGAGAAGTCTGTGGAGGAGTCCAAAATAATTGCAATCTTTTATACTTTCTTGAGCCCAATGTTGAACCCACTGATC